A genomic region of Zea mays cultivar B73 chromosome 6, Zm-B73-REFERENCE-NAM-5.0, whole genome shotgun sequence contains the following coding sequences:
- the LOC100284930 gene encoding homeobox-leucine zipper protein HOX28 isoform X1 — MAPQSLDLGLSLGLGVAAFQPSFCHPAGNDAAEREASPTADERERRCSPAGSPTSSGSGKRVAAERSAGSGSGDEDDDGGARKKLRLSKDQAAVLEECFKTHHTLTPVLSVSALQKQKAALASRLGLRARQVEVWFQNRRARTKLKQTEVDCEYLRRWCEQLAEENRRLGKEVAELRALSAAPAPAAPLTALTMCLSCRRVSSSSCSSSPPNTHAHAAAAGTGRSVAAAAATTLPAHRQFLCGFRDGGAAAAAVYGTSSALAKALRAAR, encoded by the exons ATGGCGCCTCAAAGCCTGGATCTCGGGCTGAGTCTCGGCCTGGGCGTGGCGGCATTCCAGCCCAGCTTCTGCCACCCGGCCGGCAATGACGCGGCGGAGCGGGAGGCCAGCCCGACCGCGGACGAGAGGGAGCGGAGGTGCTCGCCCGCCGGCAGCCCGACGTCGAGCGGCAGCGGGAAGCGCGTCGCGGCGGAGAGGTCggccggcagcggcagcggcgacgaggacgacgacggggGCGCTCGCAAGAAGCTGCGGCTGTCCAAGGACCAGGCCGCCGTGCTCGAGGAGTGCTTCAAAACGCACCACACCCTCACTCCG GTTCTGTCCGTCTCGGCGCTGCAGAAGCAGAAGGCAGCGCTGGCCAGCCGCCTGGGCCTCCGGGCGCGGCAGGTGGAGGTGTGGTTCCAGAACCGGCGCGCCCGGACCAAGCTGAAGCAGACGGAGGTCGACTGCGAGTACCTCAGGCGCTGGTGCGAGCAGCTCGCCGAGGAGAACCGGCGCCTGGGCAAGGAGGTCGCCGAGCTCAGGGCGCTGAGCGCCGCGCCCGCGCCAGCGGCCCCTCTCACCGCCCTCACAATGTGCCTCTCCTGCAGGCGCGTCTCCTCTTCATCCTGCTCATCCTCGCCGCCTAACACGCACGCGCATGCCGCTGCAGCTGGCACTGGCAGGagcgtggcggcggcggcggcgacgacgttGCCCGCCCACCGGCAGTTCTTGTGCGGGTTCAGAGACGGCGGGGCGGCCGCCGCCGCAGTGTACGGGACCTCATCGGCTCTCGCAAAGGCCCTCAGGGCGGCCAGATAG
- the LOC100284930 gene encoding Homeobox-leucine zipper protein HOX28, whose amino-acid sequence MAPQSLDLGLSLGLGVAAFQPSFCHPAGNDAAEREASPTADERERRCSPAGSPTSSGSGKRVAAERSAGSGSGDEDDDGGARKKLRLSKDQAAVLEECFKTHHTLTPKQKAALASRLGLRARQVEVWFQNRRARTKLKQTEVDCEYLRRWCEQLAEENRRLGKEVAELRALSAAPAPAAPLTALTMCLSCRRVSSSSCSSSPPNTHAHAAAAGTGRSVAAAAATTLPAHRQFLCGFRDGGAAAAAVYGTSSALAKALRAAR is encoded by the exons ATGGCGCCTCAAAGCCTGGATCTCGGGCTGAGTCTCGGCCTGGGCGTGGCGGCATTCCAGCCCAGCTTCTGCCACCCGGCCGGCAATGACGCGGCGGAGCGGGAGGCCAGCCCGACCGCGGACGAGAGGGAGCGGAGGTGCTCGCCCGCCGGCAGCCCGACGTCGAGCGGCAGCGGGAAGCGCGTCGCGGCGGAGAGGTCggccggcagcggcagcggcgacgaggacgacgacggggGCGCTCGCAAGAAGCTGCGGCTGTCCAAGGACCAGGCCGCCGTGCTCGAGGAGTGCTTCAAAACGCACCACACCCTCACTCCG AAGCAGAAGGCAGCGCTGGCCAGCCGCCTGGGCCTCCGGGCGCGGCAGGTGGAGGTGTGGTTCCAGAACCGGCGCGCCCGGACCAAGCTGAAGCAGACGGAGGTCGACTGCGAGTACCTCAGGCGCTGGTGCGAGCAGCTCGCCGAGGAGAACCGGCGCCTGGGCAAGGAGGTCGCCGAGCTCAGGGCGCTGAGCGCCGCGCCCGCGCCAGCGGCCCCTCTCACCGCCCTCACAATGTGCCTCTCCTGCAGGCGCGTCTCCTCTTCATCCTGCTCATCCTCGCCGCCTAACACGCACGCGCATGCCGCTGCAGCTGGCACTGGCAGGagcgtggcggcggcggcggcgacgacgttGCCCGCCCACCGGCAGTTCTTGTGCGGGTTCAGAGACGGCGGGGCGGCCGCCGCCGCAGTGTACGGGACCTCATCGGCTCTCGCAAAGGCCCTCAGGGCGGCCAGATAG